TATGTAAGGTAAACTATCACTAAAATAATGACTATACATGTAATAGTCATACCAGCAACTAAAATAAATCCGTCTTGCTTAGCTCTCTGTTCTATAAGTCTCATAGTAGTGTTGGAAAGACCTAAGGTATTACCAATGTCTATCAAGCGTTTATGAGCTCCCTTCAATGTTAATCTTTGAGATCTCAAGTTATCCAAAACACTACTTCCCTGATGTAACAGATCGTCTATGCCGTGAACAGCATTGTTCAAACTATTATTATGTTGCGCTGTatgatcaattaaaatatctacatGATCATTAGTAGTAAATTGTCTAGCCAGTAAAGCCTCTCTTTCTGCCTCTTCTCTTTGATGTCGCATCACACGATTACACCATGAATTTAGAGCAGCAGTAAGATGACGACTGTCATATTTCAGCTGGTCTACTCTCATTCTGGCATTTTGCCTCTGCGACACAGGACCTTTGAGACATAGTACATCGAGTCGCTCACAATtgctaaagaaaaagatcaataaaaaacgttaaaaaaattatatacagtgTACACTGTACGTAAAAAATGATGCAAGTTATGCATATTATTCTGCTTTTAACTACCTGTTGATGAAGTTGATTTTACTCTCTATAGCTTCTTTTATTTCCTGCAAATCCGCATTTGCAGACTTTCTCTCCAATTGAGTGAAAAGATGTTGTGTTTCCTGTACTAATTTATTAGTTTGATGATATAACGTCTCCATATCTTTGTTTTcctcaaaattttttaccagTACAGCGACCGAAAAccataaaaatcataaaatgcaataatccAATGACGTGTACTAAccataaaacataaaatatatagattcgaCACTCTTATGCAAAACAGTAACAGTATGACAAACGTACTGATTGGCTACTTGTATAGAGAATTTCTTaagattctaaaaatttattggtCATTATAATAAGCAGTTTAGTTGTATTTAATAGCCAATGAAATAACGTCTTACaaactataattatagtttcaacatttaaaattgttacacAATTTAGATAtctataatttctaaattaaaattattttaatatttttttcaacacaAAAAAGTATTGCAGTTTATTTactaatacatttttttcccatatctattaaaatatttcaattttatttgaatgtcaaataattaaaattagaattaactTGTATTACGATTTTGACACTGAAAATCGTGCCTTGATAGATGCTGCAGCACAATTACTCACAGAACGGCAAGCAGCAAAGACGCTTTCAAATCGTTAAtcgtataataattgtttttctcGTAAGTATTACTTTCTACAAGTGATTCTCGTATGTGATAacttattgtacatatttcgTAAAATGTCAGATGTTTGTTGTAACACGCTAGGTATCGTGTACGATTGTTATTATAGGTCGACTGTGATCACGGTTTCGACAATCTGCTCTTTCATATTCAGAGTCCCTTTGGCTTTGCGCATTTCAAGTTATTTTCTGCTAGAAGTGTATGAAAAATGCAATGGCTGGAAAATAATCATCTTCAGGTATGCAAATACtacttttatcaatattttctaatatttcttgTAACATTTACGTGAAAGAAGTACGCAAAGAagtacaaacaaaaatattattttgcgagTTTTACATATTGATAAAGCTGAAACCATCATCatgatataaagaattttaatagagtcctaattatttaattatttaatcaaattgaattagttaaatcaaaaattgcgagaagagtATAAGCCTAAGCAGAATGGCtgtcttataattttaagacaGCCTTAAGTCTTTGCTCGAAGTGACGCACAATACTGTCTTGTGTCTCGAGTCTTAAACGTATATACACCGTGTCACGCTACAAAAAGTACGTGTGataaacgaatatatataaaaaagaactatatatatacacaactactaataaaaggtaaatatttcataaacatttataatataatatatttaaatctgttaaatatgtaataacaattttatgcattgcaatgtatttcaataaatgaatataacctaacttttttataaaaaggatttattaaaggttatacttatttataaatcaaatttttgatccaatattatatgtttaaacttaattgtatatctaattattatataattatttaatcaaaattatcttgttatttaaattgtattacatggattgacaaattaaatctatatatCTATAGTATCTAGTACATTAGTATacttttttgttaattgtttcAGTCAATTAAAATGGAAGATCATGAATATTGCGAATCTAACATATGTGAATCATATGTATACAGTCAAGAGATATCAAAtgaacaagaaaatattgctatagaaaaaaaaaatggtgatGCTTTTCTCATTAAATTATACAGAGAACGcccatttttatacaataaaagacataatgattttaaagacagaataattaaagataacgCTTGGAATGAAATGTCTAAAATtatgctaaataaaaattatagtaagttacaaatgttattttttttaataatatattttttatcacattttattgctaatttatattatgGATAAGTAAATATGATAATGGATTTAAGTATCTCAAAATTTTCAGGTAATTTTTATACACCTGAATACTGCCAAACTAGATGTACATCTTTAAGAAATCAATACAATCGTGAGAAACGAATCTTGAATGGTCAATATAAAAGTGGAAGTGCTGCTTCAACTCACAAactctttgtatttttttcccaATTGTCATTTCTTGACAATTATGTCAGACAGCGAAGGTTTGTAGTTAttattgcttaaaaatttttttttaatagtataatatatacttatatatttttatattttcagaacGCATAGTAATATAAAAGCGATTGAAACTTCATCTTCTACATCATCTTCGGAGTTATCAGTCaatattccaaaatttaatgaagtatttcataaaatatcaagcgattctgaaaaagaagataattctaataatgaggagaaaaacaaagaaaatattcttaaaaaattagatacaaAACCTGTGAAATACAAGAAACGCAAAATAGATGAAAcgaaagaatttgaaaatatgttttcatcAGTTACACAAAAACTTGTCAATGTTTTGGataacaaatatgaaaatgaagaTGAAGCATTTAGTCGGTTTATCATTGCTCACTTGTCAAATCTTCCacaaactgaaaaaaatatcaggaagAAAATGATAACAGATGCTTTATTTGCTTCATTACAAAAAACGTAATATgtctgttatatatttaacgcgtgatttttctttttacatttattattgaaacattcattttatacaaaagtttttcatttttttatattatcaataataatatcaaaaatattataaagattttgagTTTAATTTGCTACTGCCATCAAGAcaatactataatattttttgtaattaaaatacagggcttgttcgttttagctacactggggctgctctggttctgctctacacaggataatacaggacagataaatagtttgtcttgtattatcttgtttagagcagacccagagctgccccagtgcagctaaaacgaacaaaccCACAGACTTCCTGAATTTCGAGGGCATTGCAAAGTGATGTGCTTCTCATCTACTGCCCTCACACAATTTGGCACATTCCATCTGTTCCAAAAGCCTTCAGCATAAGACTTCCATTCTTTTTCATTTGGttgtgttaaatatattggttctaatacatttattagaaCTTggcatatttctttaattagcATACGCACTGTCGACTCGCCAACTCGAAATGCTAAAGCGATAGATAAGGGAAGATCTCCAGTGGCAAGATatctaagaaaaatttgttattataatatccacattattattactattattgattataatgaAATACTATCAAGATACGTTTCGAGTGAGATAGTTAattatctgttttaaaatCTACATCTTTTCTATTTGACAATAAGTATGTACAagtaataaatactattttaatttatacgtaaCTAGtctaagataattttttaatacctaTTTAAACCCTATTTTTGTTaccttaataaaatttgtatttaattgttttgaaataaaaaattaaagttcaagtacaaaaattgttaaactaCCTTAACACTATTAATAGTCTTTGTTCTGCAAAAAGTGCTCGATAGTggttttttgttaaataaggTTCAGTTAATTGAAGtagtttgttaaatattgGTAAAGTCATTCTTGtataacgaaaaaataaatctttatcttttttcaaattttgaaaaagtgtTTCATAATCTCCGTATTTGTACCTTAATTGATTTATAGGTCTTACATGCCATTTTC
This DNA window, taken from Linepithema humile isolate Giens D197 chromosome 7, Lhum_UNIL_v1.0, whole genome shotgun sequence, encodes the following:
- the Membrin gene encoding Golgi SNAP receptor complex member 2 translates to METLYHQTNKLVQETQHLFTQLERKSANADLQEIKEAIESKINFINSNCERLDVLCLKGPVSQRQNARMRVDQLKYDSRHLTAALNSWCNRVMRHQREEAEREALLARQFTTNDHVDILIDHTAQHNNSLNNAVHGIDDLLHQGSSVLDNLRSQRLTLKGAHKRLIDIGNTLGLSNTTMRLIEQRAKQDGFILVAGMTITCIVIILVIVYLT